GACATGTAGGAGTCGGTTGCAGGTTCCTATGGTGGATGCATGTTCAGCTGTGCAAGAAGGGACCCCACTGTCTCCTTGGagtggctgtgtgatcttgcagtcccaccaacaaaaTGTGAGAGCCCCAGATGCACCATGTCCTCTCCCAGCTTCCTGCCCCCTGTTTAATCTTAGTCCTTCCAGTGggatctctgtgtgtgtgtctgtgtttgtgtgtgtgtgtgtgttttggacggagtctctctctgtcacccaggctggactgcagtggcgtaatctcagctcattgcaacctccgcctcccgggttcaactgattctcctgcctcagcctcccaagtagctgggattacaggtgcacgccatcacgcctggctaatttttgtatttttagtaaagatggggtttcaccatgttggccaggctggtctcgaactcctggacttaagtggtccatctgcctcggcctcccaaattgctgggattacaggcctcagccactgcgcccagccttcattgtggttttaatttgcattttcctcatgATTAATGGCATTGAgcgtcttttttgtgtgtgtatttgccaTCCATGTATTTTCCTTGGTGAATTGCCTGTTCACATTTCCCCCTGTTTCttattgtttatgtttttgatggggagttgtaaaaattatttgtatattctggatataaccTATTATCAGATATAagctttaaaatacttttttctattcaatatatatatgtttcattttcttgagtgtctttcaaagagcagaagttttacattttgtacAATCAAgtacaatttatcaatttttttacaGTTCATTCTTTTTGCAATTTATATAAGAAGCTTCTTTTTCcagggtcacaaagattttctcccatttttcctTCTAGATGTTTTATGCTTTAGCTCTCACATTTAGATTTATAACTCATTTGAGTTACCTTTTGCAAATGGTGTGAGGTAAGCAATAAGGATCGACTTTTTGTTCATGTCATTCCAGGACCATTTACTGAAGACTGTTCTTTTCCCATTGAGTTACCTTGGCACCTAAGTTAAAAATCAGTCTGCCATCTATATGTGGATCTATGtctggcctctgttctgttccagtgaTTTATGTAACTGTCCTTTCAGAAATCCAACACTGTCACGGTTAGTGTAGTTCCTTGTCAGCTCTGAGATTGGGTAGTGTGagtcctccatttttttttatctttttcaaaattgttttggctattttaatttccttgaatttctatataaattttggaattgaCTTgtcaatttctcaaaaaaaaaaaaccctaccatAATTTTGATTTAGTTTATGTTGTATCTACAGATCGATTTGGGGAGAACTTATATCTTGAAATTGAATCATTGATAAATTTGAACATGAAATAAGTCATTGAAAATTGAACACGATAAATTTCTCCATTAATTTaggtcttatttaatttttgccaacaatgttttgtagtttttagcataTAAATCTCACATAAGTTTTGTTAGAGCTATccataagtattttaaattttatgatacaattgtatatataattgttgatactattatatatgatatatgtgtatatatatatatagttttaacaTCCAAATGGTAATTCCAActggtgtattttattttacatattgtatatttcacCTCCCATGCCCTCCACCCCTGCCATGCTCTGCAGCTTAGAAAGAGTGTGTATCATTTCTCACTGTATTTGTTCTCCTTCTGCCAGGAGCCATAATCTTGTGATGCCTAGTGCTAAGGTCTGAAAattgttgtttcattttgtagGTTTTTCTAGTTGTTTAATGCAGCAGGGTGCCTTTGGTCTCTGTTGATCCACCATGGCTGGAAGCTGAAGTTTAGCAGTGGTGTTCTGATTGCTGTGCTTCTTTCGATTGATATGATTACCTCGTCACATGCTTTTGCAACACAGGGGTCTATACCATGCTTCTTCTGCATACTCTAAAGCACTCAACTGTatacctgctgggattacaaaagtGCAGAGGTGACTCCATACCTTCCTCCAGCTTTTTAGGCCCAAAGCGGTGACTGAGGGGCAGTGAAGGACCGATCTCTTCTTCACTGTGAAGTTGTGACTCCAGGCATCGGGGAAGGAATTGGGtggagtaaataatgaaatgagaatCAAAATTATGTAAGAAATAGGTTTGGAAAATAATTCAGGGTGAACTTTGTGTTACATGGGCTTCCCCTCCAAAAGGTCAGTATCCACGTGGACTCGTAAGTGAGGACTGATATGACACAGTGTGGGGGGCGAGGAGGGCAGTTCCACTTTCTCTGCCTGTGCACCTGGGGCTGCACTTCCCTAGCTGCTCCCGCTTGGCATGGCCAGGCCCACGTGGTGCGAGAGCagggaaaagaggaggaagatgggCGATTGGCTGGGAAGCACATCCAACGTTAATATCAGAGCGTTTCAGGCCATGGATTTTACTGGGGGACGTCCAGGGCGTGTTAATAAACAGGATGATGGACAATGCTGGAAAGAAGGAGTGAGCCTGAGAATAGCGaagggtttttctttctttttaagtttgCTTCAAATGGTGGATTTCAAAGCACTTCATCCTCAGGCACTCCACAACCGCTCCAGCTCTTCCTGGTCTCCTGCTAAACTTCTTCAGCCTGGACCCATGCACCGCCACTGCTGGCGTTCCCAGCACACGGTATACTCCATGTGGACCCTTGCACCGCCACTGCTGGCGTTCCCAGCACACAGTATACTCCATGTGGACCCTTGCACCGCCACTGCTGGCGTTCCCAGCACACGGTATACTCCATGTGGACCCTTGCACCGCCACTGCTGGCGTTCCCAGCACACGGTATACTCCATGTGGACCCATGCACGGCCCCTGCTGGCATTCCCAGCACATGGTATACTCTATTGTTTCCTGACAATCCAGTTGATTCGGCCAGGCTGGTTGCTCAGCTGTTTCACAAACATACAGGGCTCATGACTCAGGACTGCTCTTCAGCCTGAGACGAGCTGGTCACCTGAAGGAGATGGCCATTCTCTGTCAATCATTGGCCCATAGCCTCACCATTCTCCAAGGACCCTGATCAgagcctcctcctccaggaagtctttccTAACTGTGCCAGCCTCCACCTTTCCTCTGGCACTTGGATTTCTGATGATTAGGATGCCTCTGCCATAGCAGATTCATGCTTGTGACCTGGAATGTCTACTGGAAAGGTCTGCGGCTGTGGAGAAGCAGGTGCATTCCTCTCCAGTGccttcccaggctggagcagctTGTTCAGTGTGTCTTGAGAACAGCACTCATAGTCAAACTTTAAATTCTACTGGAGATTCTCACATGCCCACAAGGGTGATCATCACTGACATATATTGTGAACGATTTAAAGCCCGGGACTATGAATTATACATTTTCTATGCACTTTCACACTTCTATAGATTTTGTTCAGTAAAATCTTgttgaatgtttttaaattttgcgtAAAGATTTTTGTGCAGATCAAAACTTGTGGATTTCTGAGAGCACCTTATTTAAACAATTGATCAAGGGTTGGCAAATTATAGCCTCTAGCCAACGGACCCCGGCGAGGCCTGTTCAGTTATGTAATTGTAGATGCTTTCAAGCTCCAAAGGCAGATTTGAGGagctgtgacagagaccatatggcctgaaaagccctaaaatatttactatctggccctttacagaaagagGTTGCTGATGCctattctcaataaatatttgtatgtgaaATAGTGTGCTGTGCACTCTGTTCACACGAGATGGAATGCTGGTAACTTAACTGTCTGGCTCTCCAGGAATACCTGTGTTAACTGTAGTGCattctgccttctttccttcttagAGTCACTTCCACTTTCCTGCTACCGCTGCCTGTGAGCTGAAGGGGCTGAACCATACACTCCTTTTTCTACAACCAGCTTGCATTTTTTCTGCCCACAATGAGCGgggtaagatttttatttttggcaaggGGTATAATTTGGGTTCACTGTGGCTACTTGAACACTGCACTGCAGCTAACTATCTTTGTTTCCTTTCCAGGAATCAATGAATTTCAGCGATGTTTTCGACTCCAGTGAAGATTATTTTGTGTCAGTCAATACTTCATATTACTCAGTTGATTCTGAAACGTTACTGTGCTCCTTGCAGGAGGTCAGGCAGTTCTCCAGGCTATTTGTACCGATTGCCTACTCCTTGATCTGTGTCTTTGGCCTCCTGGGGAATATTCTGGTGGTGATCACCTTTGCTTTTTATAAGAAGGCCAGGTCTATGACAGACGTCTATCTCTTGAACATGGCCATTGCAGACATCCTCTTTGTTCTTACTCTCCCATTCTGGGCAGTGAGTCATGCCACCGGTGTGTGGGTTTTCAGCAATGCCACGTGCAAGTTGCTAAAAGGCATCTATGCCATCAACTTTAACTGCGGGATGCTGCTCCTGACTTGCATTAGCATGGACCGGTACATCGCCATTGTACAGGCGACTAAGTCATTCCGGCTCCGATCCAGAACACTACCGCGCAGCAAAATCATCTGCCTTGTTGTGTGGGGGCTGTCAGTCATCATCTCCAGCTCAACTTTTGTCTTCAACCAGAAATACAACACCCAAGGCAGCGATGTCTGTGAACCCAAGTACCAGACTGTCTCGGAGCCCATCAGGTGGAAGCTGCTGATGTTGGGGCTTGAGCTACTCTTTGGTTTCTTTATCCCTTTGATGTTCATGATATTTTGTTACACGTTCATTGTCAAAACCTTGGTGCAAGCTCAGAATTCTAAAAGGCACAAAGCCATCCGTGTAATCATAGCCGTGGTGCTTGTGTTTCTGGCTTGTCAGATTCCTCATAACATGGTCCTGCTTGTGACGGCTGCAAATTTGGGTAAAATGAACCGATCCTGCCAGAGCGAAAAGCTAATTGGCTATACGAAAACTGTCACAGAAGTCCTGGCTTTCCTGCACTGCTGCCTGAACCCTGTGCTCTATGCTTTTATTGGGCAGAagttcagaaactactttctgaagATCTTGAAGGACCTGTGGTGTGTGAGAAGGAAGTACAAGTCCTCAGGCTTCTCCTGTGCCGGGAGGTACTCAGAAAACATTTCTCGGCAGACCAGTGAGACCGCAGATAACGACAATGCGTCGTCCTTCACTATGTGATAGAAAGCTGAGTCTCCCTAAGGCATGTGTGAAACATACTCATAGATGTTATGCAAAAAAAAGTCTATGGCCAGGTATGCATGGAAAATGTGGGAATTAAGCAAAATCAAGCAAGCGTCTCTCCTGCGGGACTTAACGTGCTCATGAGCTGTGTGATCTCTTCAGGGTGGGGTGGTCTCTGATAGGTAGCATtttccagcactttgcaaggaATGTTTTGTTGCTCTAGGGTATATATCCGCCTGGTGTTTCACAAAACAGCCTTTGGGAAATGCTGAATTAAGGTGAATTGTTGACAAATGTAAACGTTTTCAGAAATATTCATGAAGCGGTCACAGATCACAGTGTCTTTTGGTTACAGCACAAAATGATGGCAGtggtttgaaaaacaaaaacagaaaaaaaacaaatggaagccCACACATCACTCATTTTAGgcaaatgtttaaacatttttatctaTCAGCATTGTTTATTGTTGCTGGTTATAAGCAGCAGGATTGGCCGGCTAGTGTTTTCTCTCATTTCCCTTTGATACAGTCAACAAGCCTGACCCTGTAAAACGGAGGTGGAAAGACAAGCTCAAGTGTTCACAACCTGGAAGTGCTTCGGGAAGAAGGGGACAATGGCAGAACAGGTGTTGGTGACAATTGTCACCAATTGGATAAAGCAGCTCAGGTTGTAGTGGGCCATTAGGAAAGTGTCGGTTTTTGCTTTGATTTCCCTGGGAGCTGTTCTCTGTCGTAAGTGTCTCTTCTCTAAACGTCCATTAGGCTGAGAGTGCTATGAAGACAGGATCTAGAATAATCTTGCTCACAGCTGTGCTCTGAGTGCCTAGAGGAGTTCCAGCAAACAAAATGGACTCAAGAGAGATTTGATTAATGAATCGTAATGAAGTTGGGGTTTATTGTACAGTTTAAAATGttagatgtttttaattttttaaataaatagaatactttttttttttttaaagaaagcaactTTACTGAGACAATGTAGAAAGAAGTTTTGTTCCGTTTCTTTAATGTGGTTGAAAAGCAATGTGTGGCTGAAGACTTTTGTTATGAGGAACTGCAGATTAGCTAGGGGACAGCTGGAATTATGCTGGCTTCTGATAATGATTTTAAAGGGGTCTGAAATTTGTGATGGAATCAGATTTTAACAGCTCTCTTCAATGACATAGAAAGTTCATGGAACTCATGTTTTTAAAGGGCTATGTAAATATATGAACGTTAGAAAAATAGCAACTTGtgttacaaaaatacaaacatgtgTTAGGAAGGTACTGTcatgggctaggcatggtggctcacacctgtaatcccagcattttgggaagctaagatgggcggatcacttgaggtcaggagttcgagaccagcctggccaacatggcgaaacccctctctactaaaaatacaaaaatttgccaggtgtggtggcgggtgcctgtaatcccagccacttgggaggctgaggcaagagaatcgcttgaacccaggaggcagaggttgcagtgagccgagatcgtgccattgcactccagcctaggtgacagagcgagactccatctcaaaaaaaaaaaaaaaaaaaaaaaaaaggaaagaactgtCATGAATTACAAAAATACCGACATGTTTAAACCTGACAATGGTGTTATTTGAAACTTTATATTGTTCTTGTAAGCTTTAACTATATCtctctttaaaatgcaaaataatgtcTTAAGATTCaaagtctgtatttttaaagcatgGCTTtggctttgcaaaataaaaaatgtgttttgtacATGAAGTAGGAATTGTATTTCAGCTTCAAGGTTCAGATTGAGGGGCCCACTGTTTGGAGAGGATGGTATTCAGGCTTTCTCATGTCCTTCAAATCTGTTAGCGTTTGATTCTAGAAATCAAAGCAAAGGAGTGGTTACCCAGACACTTCTTTTGATGTGATCAATGCGCTGATGTGATCTATGAAGATGATTCAtgcttgaaaactggcacagaaACATCTTGCTTATTTGCCAAAGCTGGGAGATGAGCTTCTCTGCATAATTTAAATGTTCAGATAAATGAAGCTGACTTATTTGAGCAATaaccttttaaacattttagctaagatgtataaaaatgttttcaaaatataccacatactttatttcttcttaaatgtaGTACATTAGGTTACATCATTTTTCTTGCTGTCTTGGGCATCAGAACAGGTGCCATGGTAACCTGACACTCTCAGGAGACATTAAGACAGAAGGGGCTGTTCTTCAGTGGTTCCCATTGATTCTCCCCATATCTTTTTGCTCTCAGGCTCTGGCCATCTCTTCCTGAGCCTTAACTGTGTCTGCCGTTAGTCCTCCTCTCCACTCATTGCAAACATTATTCTATATGTTTGGTGGGGAAATCAGCTATCTGCGCTTGTCAGAATTGTCTATTAATAGGGGCAATGTGTTAGAACCTCCAAGTATTCGATTATTTCTGGATACGTGAGATCTTACTGTATGTAAATCTCAACATTTAGGTACTTAAGTATTACCTTGCAAACTGTACGTGATTTGCTTCTCAGGACAGACAGACTGGATTTTAAATGAGGCCAGAAAAACACAATATTTTCAAATCCTTTTAAGACTTGTGGTGATGTGTGCAAATTACAGGCATTCTGGAGATATGTGTACAGAGAATGTGGTCTCAATGAACGCAGTGTACATGTATAGTCTGCTAGAACATTAGTTTGCTGGAGCTgccctaacaaaataccacagactgagtggcttaaacaacacatttatttctcacatttttagAGGCTGgttaaggtgttggcagggttggtttctcctgaggcctcaaATGGCTTTTCCTCTGTAAGCTGAcgcttcttataaggacactagtcagatTGGATTACAGCCCACCGAAAAGGCCCTTTTAACTTAATCACCGGTTTAAAATCCCTGTCTCTAAATATCACAACTTTCTGAGATACTGAGGGTTGGGACTttgacatatgaattttaaggggACACCATTCAGCCCCTAAAATCTATTTCCCTGAAGGTAGGGCATATTTTCCTATTAAAGTTAACCTGAAACATGTGAGAATTTCTTTGTACATAGTTTCCTCCTTTCCAATAAGTTATGTTCCAAACATTCATTCCCATTTCGGATTTTCAGGTGCAGACCTCACAGAGAGATGACAGAGAAGGGTTGTGGTCCCCAGTGAGACAACGCCTGCCTATCTAACCTGCACAGCCTTGAGCTCCAGCACCCACCCGTGCACAGCCTTGAGCTCCAGCACCCACCCGTGCACAGCCTTGAGCTCCAGCACCCACCCGTGCACAGCCTTGAGCTCCAGCACCCACCCGTGGTGCAAGTTTCAGTATCTGATCCCAGTGGTTCACCTCCTGCCCTGACCCCTGCCCTGAGGTGTGGCATCTCCTCCCTTCCCAGTTCTCTGACAGGGAAGTGGGGAATTTCCCCAAGTCTGAGTGGCCTCCATATTCAAAGCAGAGACATCCGCCTCTCAGCTGTGGACCTCGGGATGGTGATCTCAGCTGTGGCAGCAGAAAGCAGCTGTGATAGCCCAGGGGAGGCCAGGCCCTATTCTgcccgctatttgtataaacagagCATTCAAGGCTCATGACTTCAGCGGGGCTCTCTGTTGTCTTAATCTCATTCTTGGGGCGCATTCTCCTGTAGGACACAGAAGGAGGTGGCATTTTACATTTACCATTAGATGATTCGAGTCATTGCAGCCTCACAGAGCACAGCTGCCCTGATGCATTCTACATTCCGCTGGCTGCTCTGAGAATCTGACGCACTCAGTCTTTGTGATCTCACGGAATAAAGAGGCTGCAGCATTCGGACGAAGGCCCCTCGCTCTGGTGTGTTTGCAGAGCTCAGGGTGGTTTGCTGTGACCTGATTTCATGCTTATGACTCAGTATGCACAGCTGCAATCTTCTTCCTTATGTTGCATTTGCCAATAGCATGATATTCCTGATGTCTTATTTAGGTAAATCCATATAAGAGCTAAGGCAGGAACgatttattttctacttcttgGCTGATTCCTCTCTTCATTGAGAGTCCAGGTGGACAGTCAGGGATGATGGGCAGAGTGCTGTTCTCACCTCGAGGCTGTCCTCAGCACAAGGGAGCTGCTGTACCTCCTTCCAGCCCATTTCCATTCTAGACAACAAGAAGCAGGATGCGGGAAGCAGGTGGCCTTAAAGACACAACTGGAAAGCTGTGGAAATCATTTCTGCTCCCAAGGTGGGAGCCTTCACTTAGTCACATGGTTACAGCCAGGTGAAGGAAAGTCTGGGATGCTCTTCAGTGGGTGGCCGTGTGTCCATGTGCACGCAGTAATCACAAACACACCATGTAAGAAGGGGGAGAGATACTGAGAAAACCACTTTCATGGAGGGGAGGCAGCCGGACTCCTCTCTTTAACCAGAGGGGAGGGTCTGCATCTCCCCAGCTGTAGGTAAGCGGTAGCCGAGGCAGCCCACTAGGCCAAGGCCTCTCAGGAGATACGGCTGGCCCTGTGCAGCAAGGCTGGGGTCACCTGGGATGCACCCTGTATACAGGGGCCTCTTCTCCTGTAGCCCACTGATGATTACCACAGTGCCCACGGCCGGTCCATCTACATGTTCAGAATACTGTATTTAGAATTAGTGTTAACATTTGAATAAGGTTTCATTTTTCTGCCTAACATTGAAAGATGAACTGGATTCTTGGATTTCACATAACATTTTGGGGTCCCCTTTCTGAACCTAGAATGTAAATAGATGAGCTAGCACTTCTCTTCACGCCAGTGGGGAGCAAATGCGATTCCTAAAGTCCTGGCTTCACCAGGAGCCGAGCTCCTGAGCCGTCCAGGGGTGCCTCTGCCCTGGACAGGGCGCTGCTGCCCTCTGGTGCGGGAGCCGCCTCTCAGCGCCTGCACCTGCTCCTGGAGACGCTCACCTTCCTGGCTGTTGCCCTAATTCTGCAACGTGTCAAAGGACAAATGTCACATGTATGTCTTAGCGGGGAAACTCTACAGTTTATTTTGGATAACAAGTATGTGAAATTAGTACAATCTTATACTATCTTCTTGCACCTGTGGCTTAAAATCTTCAGAAAAACATCACTGCACTATTGCTGctgttcatttttctccttgtTGCTTTTAACATTCACAATAGTAGATTggctctttcctttttgttttattttatttttttgctatgtGAACATATACATAGcagaataaatatatgtataaatcagGAAATACagcatctatatatttttatggcaGATAATGTAGAATGACTTTTAGGATATTAAGTTAATTAAAAGAAGATATGTAAAATGATGTAATCTCTACTCACCAGAATTCATTATACAAGTCCAAAATTAAGGAGAAAGGTAAATAAACATTC
This DNA window, taken from Pan paniscus chromosome 5, NHGRI_mPanPan1-v2.0_pri, whole genome shotgun sequence, encodes the following:
- the CCR6 gene encoding C-C chemokine receptor type 6 encodes the protein MSGESMNFSDVFDSSEDYFVSVNTSYYSVDSETLLCSLQEVRQFSRLFVPIAYSLICVFGLLGNILVVITFAFYKKARSMTDVYLLNMAIADILFVLTLPFWAVSHATGVWVFSNATCKLLKGIYAINFNCGMLLLTCISMDRYIAIVQATKSFRLRSRTLPRSKIICLVVWGLSVIISSSTFVFNQKYNTQGSDVCEPKYQTVSEPIRWKLLMLGLELLFGFFIPLMFMIFCYTFIVKTLVQAQNSKRHKAIRVIIAVVLVFLACQIPHNMVLLVTAANLGKMNRSCQSEKLIGYTKTVTEVLAFLHCCLNPVLYAFIGQKFRNYFLKILKDLWCVRRKYKSSGFSCAGRYSENISRQTSETADNDNASSFTM